The following coding sequences are from one Atribacteraceae bacterium window:
- a CDS encoding DUF4416 family protein yields the protein MGTIRIPSPVTLFIAVLYQDPIIFDNVCSTLQEKLGEIEWTSEPLPFTHTTYYHSIGEQLLRVFLVFRKRIDPGFLPDLKILTNQIEEQTATGEKSRQINLDPGYFDGGKIVLATTKNSSHRVYLGKGIYGEATIRWEKGSFRPFEHTYPDYSSIDYRPILSRIRDLHRLSQDQSRNEPVQ from the coding sequence TTGGGAACCATACGTATACCATCGCCGGTAACGCTGTTTATCGCCGTTTTGTATCAGGATCCGATCATATTCGATAACGTCTGTTCCACCCTTCAGGAGAAGCTCGGCGAAATCGAATGGACAAGCGAGCCCTTACCATTTACCCACACCACATACTACCATTCGATTGGCGAACAGCTCCTCCGGGTTTTCCTGGTTTTTCGGAAACGCATCGATCCGGGCTTTCTACCGGATCTCAAGATACTAACCAATCAGATCGAAGAACAGACTGCAACCGGGGAAAAGAGCCGGCAAATCAACCTCGACCCCGGGTATTTCGATGGTGGGAAAATCGTGTTGGCTACGACAAAAAACTCTTCCCACCGCGTCTACCTGGGAAAGGGAATCTACGGAGAGGCTACTATACGCTGGGAAAAGGGAAGTTTCCGGCCGTTCGAACACACTTATCCCGATTACTCCAGCATAGACTACCGTCCGATCCTGTCACGGATCCGCGACCTCCACCGCCTCTCACAGGATCAATCCCGGAATGAACCGGTTCAATAG